A window from Patescibacteria group bacterium encodes these proteins:
- a CDS encoding HAD-IC family P-type ATPase yields MDKRKRDEHKIKIEELYKRLKTSEKGLTEKEANKRLKRYGSNILELKKGVPEIIKFLKHLFNFFAILLWIGSILAFISESIYPGEGNLYIGIALIGVVILNAFFSYYQEHKAEKIMESFIDMLPTHIDVIRNNSKKEITADQLVPGDIISLKEGDKIPADARIIEFYGLKVNHSALTGESEPQLRKLACTSENILESRNMIFSGTLVQTGTAKAIVYETGMTTQIGRIADLSKTTKFGETPIRKQLNHFIKIISVIAIFLGVIFGIISIVMGKHLMGSLIFAIGIIVANVPEGLLPTVTLGLSVTSKKMAKKKALVKDLESVETLGSTTAICTDKTGTLTENKMSVKTLYFNFEEFDCRGNDYKDEAGLNKILKISTLCNNSRLNSDCKTYKGDPTDGALLLFAYQNTNITKIYYKNKRINESPFDSKKKRMITTYFSKSDSKQSAYLKGAPEVVIKMCNRILVKGKVKKFTKNEKDKVTEYYNKLASRGERIIALAYSDIKNDKPSKNFIFTSLIGMYDPPRQEVKAAIKKCRQAGIKVIMITGDAAQTAESIAKQVGIIKDKNNDIVITGKDLIKMNKDALKDVLSKNNIIFARTNPFQKLRIVKTLKSMGHTVAVTGDGVNDAPALKNADIGVSMGIIGTDVAKEASNMVLMDDNFATIVSAIEQGRTIYDNIKKFIVYILTSNIPEILPFIAFAILGIPLPLTVILILSIDLGTDLIPALGIGYEEPEDDIMKRKPRSRKEPLMTWKMLFRSYGIVGPIEAAAGFTTYFYVLYTGGWQWGQELAINDPLYIKAVSAFFAPIIICQIANVMICRTKKESIFKKGFFTNKVVLLGILSEIILISIILYFPPANKLFGTTSVEFRILIISLPFALVIFIGDELRKKLLRKGNRFIKKCLSW; encoded by the coding sequence ATGGATAAAAGAAAAAGAGATGAGCACAAAATAAAAATAGAAGAACTATATAAACGCTTAAAAACTTCTGAAAAAGGCCTCACTGAAAAAGAAGCTAATAAAAGATTAAAAAGATACGGGTCAAATATATTAGAATTAAAAAAAGGCGTACCGGAAATTATAAAATTTCTTAAACACCTTTTTAATTTTTTTGCTATACTTCTTTGGATCGGCTCTATTTTAGCTTTTATAAGTGAATCTATCTATCCCGGCGAAGGAAATCTATATATTGGCATAGCCCTAATCGGTGTTGTTATTCTCAACGCCTTTTTTTCATACTATCAGGAGCACAAAGCCGAAAAAATAATGGAAAGTTTTATTGATATGCTACCCACCCATATAGATGTTATCAGAAATAATAGTAAAAAAGAAATTACCGCTGACCAATTAGTTCCAGGAGATATTATATCTCTAAAAGAAGGTGATAAAATTCCGGCTGATGCCCGTATTATTGAATTCTACGGTTTAAAAGTTAACCATTCCGCTCTAACTGGCGAGTCAGAACCACAATTAAGAAAACTGGCATGTACTAGTGAAAATATTTTAGAATCTCGTAATATGATTTTTTCCGGAACTTTGGTGCAAACCGGTACAGCTAAAGCCATAGTTTATGAAACTGGCATGACTACCCAAATTGGCCGTATTGCTGACTTAAGTAAAACCACAAAATTTGGAGAAACGCCTATCAGAAAACAGCTTAATCATTTTATAAAAATAATTTCTGTTATTGCAATTTTTCTCGGAGTAATTTTTGGTATAATCAGTATAGTTATGGGCAAGCACCTTATGGGTAGTTTAATTTTTGCTATTGGTATTATTGTAGCTAATGTGCCTGAAGGACTTTTACCCACTGTTACTTTGGGTTTAAGTGTTACTTCAAAAAAAATGGCTAAGAAAAAAGCCTTAGTTAAAGACTTGGAATCAGTAGAAACTTTAGGCTCAACTACTGCTATTTGCACTGACAAAACAGGTACCTTAACAGAAAATAAAATGTCTGTAAAAACACTTTATTTTAACTTTGAAGAATTTGATTGCCGTGGAAACGATTATAAAGATGAAGCTGGCCTGAATAAGATATTAAAAATATCCACCTTGTGTAATAATTCTCGTTTAAATTCTGATTGTAAAACCTATAAAGGCGACCCTACTGATGGAGCCTTGCTCTTATTTGCTTACCAAAACACAAATATTACTAAAATATATTATAAAAATAAAAGAATTAATGAATCACCATTTGATTCCAAAAAAAAGAGAATGATTACTACTTATTTTTCAAAATCAGATAGTAAACAAAGCGCTTATCTTAAAGGAGCTCCTGAAGTAGTTATAAAAATGTGTAACCGTATTTTAGTCAAAGGTAAAGTCAAAAAATTTACCAAAAACGAAAAAGATAAAGTTACTGAATATTACAATAAATTAGCTTCTCGTGGTGAAAGAATAATTGCTTTGGCTTATAGTGATATAAAAAATGATAAACCATCTAAGAATTTTATTTTTACTTCTTTAATCGGCATGTATGATCCTCCACGCCAAGAAGTAAAAGCGGCTATAAAAAAATGCCGACAAGCCGGAATCAAAGTTATTATGATAACTGGTGATGCGGCTCAAACAGCTGAATCTATAGCTAAACAGGTTGGAATAATCAAAGACAAAAATAACGATATTGTAATAACCGGAAAAGATTTAATTAAAATGAATAAAGACGCTTTAAAAGATGTTTTGAGCAAAAATAATATCATTTTTGCTCGTACCAATCCTTTTCAAAAATTGAGAATAGTTAAAACTTTAAAATCAATGGGACACACCGTAGCAGTAACCGGAGACGGAGTTAATGATGCCCCAGCCCTTAAAAATGCTGATATTGGGGTTAGTATGGGGATTATTGGTACTGACGTGGCTAAAGAAGCTAGTAATATGGTTTTAATGGATGATAATTTCGCTACTATTGTATCAGCTATTGAGCAGGGCCGTACAATTTATGATAATATTAAAAAATTTATCGTTTATATTTTAACCAGTAATATCCCTGAAATCCTGCCTTTTATTGCTTTTGCCATTTTAGGTATTCCTTTGCCTTTAACCGTAATCTTAATTTTATCCATTGATTTAGGCACAGATCTTATACCAGCGCTTGGTATTGGTTATGAAGAGCCAGAAGATGACATTATGAAAAGAAAACCTCGCTCAAGAAAAGAACCCTTGATGACCTGGAAAATGCTTTTCCGCTCTTACGGTATTGTTGGTCCAATTGAAGCGGCTGCTGGCTTTACTACTTACTTTTATGTTCTCTATACAGGTGGCTGGCAATGGGGTCAGGAACTAGCTATTAATGACCCTTTATACATCAAGGCCGTTAGTGCTTTTTTTGCTCCTATCATTATTTGCCAGATTGCTAATGTTATGATATGCCGCACCAAAAAAGAATCTATCTTTAAAAAAGGTTTTTTTACCAACAAAGTAGTTTTACTGGGAATTTTATCTGAAATAATTCTAATAAGTATTATTCTTTATTTCCCGCCGGCTAATAAACTTTTTGGTACTACGTCGGTTGAATTTAGAATTCTTATCATCAGTCTGCCTTTTGCTCTAGTCATATTTATTGGTGATGAATTAAGAAAAAAACTTTTAAGAAAAGGAAATCGTTTTATAAAAAAATGTCTTTCATGGTAA
- a CDS encoding histone deacetylase, whose amino-acid sequence MTGYILEKIYFEHQAGVNHPESPARLEAILEAIKKVKGLKKVKARAASPEEICFVHTKDYFDKIKITRENKFTSLDPDTGTNDKSFEAALYAAGGVLSLIDSVFKKEIDNGFAFVRPPGHHAEKDRARGFCLFNNIAIGASYALERYNLSRILILDLDLHHGNGTQQAFYKTDKVMYISAHQYPYFPGSGYFDEVGESKGKGYNINFPLNIGQGDNFYHHLLDRIIKPIVNQYAPELILVSFGFDTYGGDPLGGMKLTTKGYRNMTRQILEMADENCQGRLIYILEGGYNKEGIKEGTKAVLQSLKGKPVKEGISKQQKNKEFWQYYEEIKKYYEKYGFNIC is encoded by the coding sequence ATGACTGGTTATATCTTAGAAAAAATTTATTTTGAGCACCAGGCTGGGGTAAACCATCCGGAGAGCCCAGCTCGGCTTGAAGCCATTCTAGAAGCGATTAAAAAAGTTAAGGGGCTGAAAAAAGTCAAAGCCCGGGCCGCTAGTCCCGAAGAAATTTGTTTTGTTCACACAAAGGATTATTTTGATAAAATAAAAATTACGCGGGAAAATAAATTTACTTCACTTGATCCGGATACAGGCACTAATGATAAATCATTTGAAGCGGCTCTTTATGCGGCTGGCGGAGTATTGAGTTTGATTGATTCAGTTTTTAAAAAAGAAATTGACAATGGCTTTGCTTTTGTCCGGCCGCCGGGCCATCACGCCGAGAAAGACCGGGCCCGGGGTTTTTGCCTGTTTAATAATATTGCCATTGGCGCTTCTTATGCTTTGGAGAGGTATAATTTAAGCCGGATATTAATACTGGACTTGGATTTGCATCACGGTAACGGCACCCAGCAGGCTTTTTATAAGACTGATAAAGTCATGTATATTTCAGCCCATCAATACCCTTATTTTCCGGGTAGTGGTTATTTTGATGAAGTTGGAGAGAGTAAAGGGAAGGGCTATAATATTAATTTTCCCTTGAATATTGGCCAGGGGGATAATTTTTATCATCATCTTTTAGATAGAATTATTAAACCAATAGTTAATCAATATGCTCCAGAATTAATTCTAGTTTCTTTTGGCTTTGATACTTACGGGGGTGATCCATTAGGTGGTATGAAATTAACAACTAAGGGTTATAGAAATATGACCAGACAAATCTTAGAAATGGCGGATGAAAATTGCCAGGGCAGATTAATTTATATTTTAGAAGGTGGCTATAATAAAGAGGGTATTAAAGAAGGGACCAAAGCAGTCTTACAAAGTTTAAAAGGAAAGCCAGTTAAAGAGGGAATTTCAAAGCAGCAAAAGAATAAAGAATTTTGGCAATATTATGAGGAAATCAAAAAATATTACGAAAAATACGGCTTTAATATTTGTTGA
- a CDS encoding IPT/TIG domain-containing protein yields MKKTLFLVLVLALILVLPGCVQPNKKGQYTEFIRREGSLASENDIIDNSVPVYGVFPSEISVKGEERIRIYGANFEANSKAFINRPQFTLETIYLNPGLLEVWMPSYHQGMYKLGVVNQDGTYGYWSRLFRYLKEDEGSN; encoded by the coding sequence ATGAAAAAAACATTATTTTTAGTTTTGGTATTAGCTCTTATTTTAGTTCTTCCGGGCTGTGTTCAACCTAATAAAAAAGGCCAGTATACTGAATTTATCCGGCGAGAGGGGAGTCTGGCTAGTGAAAATGATATTATTGACAATAGCGTGCCTGTTTATGGAGTTTTTCCTTCTGAAATTTCTGTCAAGGGTGAGGAAAGAATTAGAATATATGGAGCTAATTTTGAGGCAAATTCTAAAGCTTTTATTAATCGACCGCAATTTACTCTTGAAACTATTTATTTAAACCCCGGACTTTTGGAAGTTTGGATGCCGTCTTATCATCAAGGTATGTATAAATTGGGGGTAGTAAATCAAGACGGAACATACGGATATTGGTCAAGATTATTTAGGTATCTAAAAGAAGATGAAGGCAGTAATTAG
- a CDS encoding ABC transporter ATP-binding protein: MKAVIRVENLTKTFNRGQIRAVDNLNLEVFQGEIFGFLGPNGAGKTTTIRILMDFISPTSGRASIFGMDCQKQGLKIKKDIGYLAGDVKLYEKYDGWYLTKFLANLNGGLYKKWVEELVQRLEIDMDRKIDDLSKGNKQKMGLLQALSQKPKLLILDEPTGGLDPLMQIEFYKIVKEMKKEGTTIFMSSHVLSEVEKICDRAAILKDGKLAAVKSVEELGKAKTRRVNLYFKDKYNLNDFKLDKIEIKHQSEKHLQLVIHGDINPLINVLNKYQLQDITFNEADLEEVFLKFYQREEKK, encoded by the coding sequence ATGAAGGCAGTAATTAGAGTAGAAAATTTAACCAAAACTTTTAATCGCGGCCAAATTAGAGCGGTTGATAATCTTAATTTAGAAGTATTTCAAGGAGAAATATTTGGTTTTTTAGGACCCAATGGCGCTGGCAAGACCACTACTATTAGGATTCTAATGGATTTTATTTCACCGACCTCAGGCCGTGCTAGCATTTTTGGTATGGATTGCCAAAAACAGGGATTGAAAATAAAAAAAGATATTGGTTATTTGGCTGGTGATGTTAAGCTTTATGAAAAATATGACGGCTGGTACCTGACTAAATTTTTGGCTAACTTAAACGGCGGCCTGTATAAAAAATGGGTAGAGGAACTGGTCCAACGTTTAGAAATTGATATGGACCGAAAGATTGACGATTTATCCAAGGGCAATAAACAAAAAATGGGTCTTTTACAAGCCTTATCTCAAAAGCCTAAACTTTTAATTTTAGATGAACCAACTGGCGGACTAGATCCTTTAATGCAAATTGAGTTTTATAAAATTGTTAAAGAAATGAAAAAAGAGGGGACCACTATATTTATGTCCTCACATGTATTATCGGAAGTAGAAAAGATCTGTGATCGAGCCGCTATATTAAAAGATGGCAAACTGGCGGCTGTTAAGAGTGTAGAGGAATTGGGCAAGGCTAAAACCAGGAGGGTTAATTTATATTTTAAAGATAAATACAATTTAAATGATTTTAAGCTGGATAAAATTGAAATTAAACATCAGAGCGAGAAGCACTTGCAGCTAGTTATTCACGGCGATATAAATCCTTTAATTAATGTTTTAAATAAATATCAGCTTCAGGATATCACCTTTAATGAAGCTGATTTGGAAGAAGTTTTTTTAAAGTTTTATCAAAGAGAAGAAAAAAAATGA
- a CDS encoding ABC transporter permease subunit: protein MITLIKKVLKDNKRSLIGYGLGLLIYSLLMAAIYPTFVKSGFDIEGYIENFPEAFMKAFGINLEGGFSFTSYIGMEYLNLMWIIIVLFFIVYFAARIIASTVDDGTIELLLSRPISRIKVALSYIIVFILGVIILEGVTILGFWLPTFWEETLIIEWGNLINTMFMLLLFSLAIFGYSFFFSSLFSSKGKVIGFGAGLTLAFYVMNFVALYWESVAWLKHFTLFYYYRGADLLSGQSIILTDALVFLGVFLVFTLGGLWYFKQRDICVK, encoded by the coding sequence ATGATAACTCTAATAAAAAAGGTATTAAAGGACAATAAAAGAAGCCTAATTGGCTATGGTCTCGGGCTTTTAATTTACAGTTTATTAATGGCCGCTATTTATCCCACCTTTGTAAAATCTGGTTTTGATATTGAGGGCTATATTGAAAATTTTCCCGAAGCTTTTATGAAAGCCTTTGGCATAAACCTCGAGGGCGGCTTTAGTTTTACCAGTTATATTGGTATGGAATATCTGAATTTAATGTGGATTATTATTGTCTTATTTTTCATTGTTTATTTTGCCGCGCGTATAATTGCCTCGACTGTGGATGACGGTACTATTGAGCTTTTATTATCACGACCCATTAGTCGGATAAAAGTAGCTTTAAGTTATATTATTGTTTTTATTTTAGGGGTTATAATTTTGGAGGGTGTAACTATTCTTGGCTTTTGGTTACCGACTTTTTGGGAGGAAACCTTGATTATTGAGTGGGGCAATTTGATCAATACTATGTTCATGCTGCTTTTATTTTCGTTGGCTATTTTCGGTTATTCATTTTTCTTTTCTTCTCTTTTTTCTTCTAAAGGTAAAGTTATTGGTTTTGGGGCCGGGTTGACCTTGGCATTTTATGTTATGAATTTTGTCGCTTTGTACTGGGAAAGCGTGGCCTGGTTAAAGCACTTTACTTTATTTTATTATTACCGGGGCGCTGATTTATTATCCGGTCAGTCAATTATATTAACCGACGCTTTGGTTTTTCTGGGAGTTTTTCTAGTCTTTACTTTAGGTGGATTGTGGTATTTTAAGCAAAGGGATATTTGTGTTAAATAA
- a CDS encoding transposase, which translates to MSRYFVDKSYYFVTVPTNKRYHFFNSNTKKKIILDQINRVCNAYNLKEFNFGIISNHYHFVAYFKEGSIMPKILKQINGRSSYELNKLTDNKKEVWGEYYIYLIEDDVLLAKALGYVVGNPLKHKEIKSFKELEKYPFSSYKSLIKRMDKKDVNQYIRSVINIRENDFTASNFKVRCE; encoded by the coding sequence ATGTCTAGATATTTTGTCGATAAATCATATTATTTTGTTACTGTACCAACAAATAAAAGGTATCACTTCTTTAATAGTAATACTAAAAAGAAAATAATTCTGGATCAGATAAACAGAGTATGTAATGCTTATAATTTAAAAGAATTTAATTTTGGTATTATCTCTAATCATTACCATTTTGTGGCTTATTTTAAAGAAGGAAGTATTATGCCAAAAATATTAAAGCAAATTAATGGTCGAAGTTCTTATGAATTAAATAAATTGACTGATAATAAGAAAGAAGTGTGGGGAGAATATTACATATATTTAATTGAAGATGATGTTTTGTTAGCAAAAGCACTCGGTTATGTAGTGGGCAATCCTTTAAAGCATAAAGAAATTAAATCGTTTAAAGAATTAGAAAAATATCCTTTTTCCAGTTATAAATCACTTATTAAAAGAATGGATAAAAAGGATGTTAATCAATATATCCGATCTGTTATTAATATAAGGGAAAATGATTTTACCGCAAGTAATTTTAAAGTTAGATGTGAATAA
- a CDS encoding HAD-IA family hydrolase has protein sequence MKYKAVIFDNVGVILNENHKNWSKRIAEYYNLPFDSIYQSYSRQKAWQLFKRGKISETEFWQQGNKKLGKKLDLKILKKMARRARRPRKLVVKLIKKLKNNYVLGLLNNEGREWDNYSFQKNSFYSLFDIHLASYHFGVAKPKERIYKILIKKLKKYNIKPEETVYIDDYLENLKSAKKLGFVTIHYKSYNELYKSLKKLQII, from the coding sequence ATGAAATATAAAGCAGTGATTTTTGATAACGTCGGGGTGATTCTTAATGAAAACCACAAGAACTGGTCCAAAAGAATTGCCGAATATTATAATTTACCATTTGATAGTATTTATCAGAGTTACTCACGCCAGAAAGCCTGGCAGCTTTTTAAGAGAGGAAAAATATCTGAAACTGAATTTTGGCAACAAGGAAACAAAAAATTAGGAAAGAAACTTGACCTGAAAATATTAAAAAAAATGGCCCGGCGTGCGAGAAGGCCAAGAAAGCTGGTGGTAAAATTAATAAAAAAATTAAAGAATAATTATGTTCTTGGTTTATTAAATAACGAGGGCCGGGAATGGGATAATTACTCCTTTCAGAAAAATTCTTTTTATTCATTGTTTGATATTCATCTGGCTTCTTATCATTTTGGAGTAGCCAAGCCAAAAGAAAGGATATATAAAATTTTAATAAAGAAATTAAAAAAATATAATATTAAGCCAGAAGAAACGGTTTATATTGATGATTATTTAGAAAATTTAAAATCCGCCAAAAAACTAGGTTTTGTCACCATTCACTATAAAAGTTATAATGAATTGTATAAATCGCTAAAAAAATTACAAATTATATAA
- the ispG gene encoding flavodoxin-dependent (E)-4-hydroxy-3-methylbut-2-enyl-diphosphate synthase, whose amino-acid sequence MYKTKVIKIGHKKIGGNNPVLVQSMCNTDTRDIKATVKQIKELEKMGCEIIRVAVLDMKAARAIKKIKKQINIPLVADIHFDYRLAIESVKQGADKIRINPGNIGSLENLRKVVKACQNKKIPIRVGVNSGSLEQDVLKKYKMRVTPQGLVDSALKNIKLLEKMNFRNMVVSIKSTNVAHTIKAYEMIARKISYPLHLGVTEAGPPSVGIIKSSIGIGALLAQGIGDTIRVSLTGDSAEEVRVGWEILKSLKLRKKGVEIISCPTCGRTQIDLPKLVNQVEKALKDIKKEITVAVMGCAVNGPGEAREADIGVAGGKKTGIIFRRGKVIKTVKEKDILKELLKEIKKL is encoded by the coding sequence ATGTATAAAACCAAAGTAATAAAAATAGGTCATAAAAAGATAGGCGGAAACAATCCGGTTTTAGTCCAGTCAATGTGCAACACGGATACTCGCGATATTAAAGCCACTGTCAAGCAAATTAAAGAGCTGGAAAAAATGGGCTGTGAAATTATCCGGGTGGCGGTTTTGGATATGAAAGCGGCTCGGGCCATTAAAAAAATAAAAAAGCAAATAAATATTCCTTTAGTGGCTGATATTCATTTTGATTATCGCTTAGCTATTGAATCAGTCAAACAGGGAGCCGATAAAATTAGAATTAACCCGGGTAATATAGGCAGTCTGGAAAATTTAAGGAAAGTGGTTAAGGCTTGCCAAAATAAAAAAATACCGATTCGGGTGGGGGTAAATTCAGGTTCGCTTGAGCAAGATGTTTTAAAAAAATACAAAATGCGGGTTACGCCTCAAGGCCTGGTTGATTCAGCTTTAAAAAATATTAAACTTCTAGAAAAAATGAATTTTAGAAATATGGTGGTTTCTATTAAATCTACTAATGTGGCTCATACAATCAAGGCCTATGAAATGATAGCCAGAAAAATTAGTTACCCGCTTCATTTGGGAGTGACTGAGGCCGGTCCGCCTAGTGTTGGTATTATTAAATCTTCAATTGGTATCGGTGCTTTATTAGCCCAGGGAATAGGGGATACTATCCGAGTTTCCTTGACTGGAGATTCAGCTGAAGAGGTCCGAGTCGGCTGGGAAATATTAAAATCATTGAAGCTGAGAAAAAAAGGAGTGGAAATAATTTCTTGCCCCACTTGCGGCCGTACCCAAATAGATTTACCTAAGTTAGTCAATCAGGTTGAAAAAGCTCTTAAAGATATTAAAAAAGAAATAACAGTAGCTGTTATGGGCTGCGCGGTCAACGGCCCGGGCGAAGCCAGGGAAGCCGATATTGGAGTAGCCGGTGGTAAAAAAACAGGTATAATTTTTCGCCGAGGAAAAGTTATCAAAACAGTTAAAGAAAAAGATATATTAAAAGAGCTTTTAAAAGAAATTAAAAAATTATAA
- a CDS encoding SagB/ThcOx family dehydrogenase, which translates to MSRNLIIWLIILIVIIIGFIYLWLNQDEVLKDENKNMNLSNKETIKLPEPRKDSEVSLEAAINKRSSVREYSDQEISLKDLSQILWAANGTNEKGSRTAPSAGALYPIELYVVGKFENYAAGIYHYQTPNHTLEKIKEGDFLSELSEISLDQQWIRKAPLNIVVTGVVSRTAEKYRERAEQYVALEAGPVGQNIYLQVSALNLGTVSVGALHDDQMSDFLDFEPSQKAYYIFPIGGLK; encoded by the coding sequence ATGTCTAGGAATTTGATTATATGGCTAATAATTTTAATAGTAATAATAATTGGTTTTATTTATTTATGGCTTAATCAGGATGAAGTATTAAAAGATGAGAATAAAAATATGAATCTAAGTAATAAAGAAACAATTAAATTACCTGAACCAAGAAAGGATTCAGAAGTTTCTCTGGAAGCAGCTATTAATAAGCGTAGTTCGGTGCGAGAATATTCTGATCAAGAAATAAGTTTAAAAGATTTATCCCAAATTCTCTGGGCCGCTAATGGGACTAATGAAAAAGGCAGCCGCACGGCTCCTTCAGCCGGAGCTTTATACCCTATAGAACTTTATGTAGTGGGAAAGTTTGAAAATTATGCGGCTGGTATTTATCATTACCAAACGCCAAATCACACTTTAGAAAAAATAAAAGAAGGTGATTTTTTGTCCGAACTTTCAGAAATTAGTCTAGATCAACAATGGATTAGAAAAGCACCTTTAAATATAGTGGTCACGGGGGTAGTCAGTCGGACGGCTGAAAAGTACCGGGAGAGAGCAGAGCAGTATGTCGCTTTAGAAGCCGGGCCTGTGGGGCAGAATATTTATCTGCAAGTATCGGCTTTAAATTTAGGTACGGTTTCAGTAGGAGCTTTGCATGATGATCAAATGTCAGATTTTTTAGATTTTGAACCTAGCCAAAAAGCTTATTATATTTTTCCCATTGGAGGACTTAAGTAA
- the mutM gene encoding bifunctional DNA-formamidopyrimidine glycosylase/DNA-(apurinic or apyrimidinic site) lyase gives MPELPEVETIKRGLEKKIIGQKISRIDILDAKPVGSSNKNFKNKLKGRKIKSVKRRAKILIIGFDSDLFMIVHLKITGQLVYHKKNDQHNKYTRVIFYFTDQTKLYFNDMRKFGYLKLFNKTELEKELKRLDFGPEPLSSDFRLKNFREILKKRKNKPIKPLLMDPRLIAGIGNIYASEACFLAGIRPSRRAGTLTKKESEKIFKAVKKVLKKSLKYGGTSADAYINAEGKEGDFEKMLYVYGRRGEKCKKCQAEIKSIKQAGRGTYFCSNCQK, from the coding sequence ATGCCGGAGCTACCAGAAGTAGAAACTATCAAGAGGGGACTGGAAAAGAAAATAATCGGCCAAAAGATTAGCCGTATTGATATTTTAGATGCCAAGCCGGTTGGTTCTTCTAACAAAAATTTTAAAAATAAATTAAAAGGGAGAAAAATAAAATCAGTCAAAAGACGGGCTAAAATTTTAATTATTGGCTTTGATAGTGATTTGTTTATGATAGTGCATTTAAAAATTACCGGCCAATTGGTTTATCATAAAAAAAATGACCAGCATAATAAATACACCCGGGTAATTTTTTATTTTACTGATCAGACCAAGCTTTACTTTAATGATATGAGAAAGTTTGGTTATTTAAAGTTATTTAATAAGACTGAATTAGAAAAAGAGTTAAAAAGACTTGATTTTGGCCCGGAGCCTTTATCTTCAGATTTTAGACTAAAAAACTTTAGAGAAATACTAAAAAAAAGAAAAAATAAGCCGATTAAGCCGCTTTTAATGGATCCAAGGCTGATTGCCGGTATTGGTAATATTTACGCTTCTGAAGCCTGTTTTTTAGCTGGTATTAGACCAAGCCGGCGGGCTGGCACTTTAACTAAAAAAGAATCAGAAAAAATATTTAAAGCTGTTAAAAAAGTTTTAAAAAAATCCCTTAAATATGGCGGTACTTCAGCTGACGCTTATATTAATGCCGAGGGAAAAGAAGGGGATTTTGAAAAAATGTTGTATGTTTATGGACGACGGGGCGAAAAATGTAAAAAATGCCAGGCTGAGATAAAAAGTATTAAACAGGCCGGGCGCGGCACTTATTTTTGTTCTAATTGCCAGAAATAA
- a CDS encoding divergent PAP2 family protein, with translation MVYPKLLIIPLIVGIITFAIKILIRGLKANFNLDITFDYGGMPSVHTAFVTSLCTIIGIAEGIFSPIFAVTVIFSLIIIRDALGMRQIISFQSIALLRIIAKYPKKERQLFPKRLEKHIGHTLAEVIVGFILGIVLAYMFYLIIP, from the coding sequence ATGGTTTATCCTAAATTATTAATTATCCCTCTGATTGTCGGCATTATTACTTTTGCCATTAAAATATTAATCCGAGGTTTGAAAGCTAATTTCAATCTTGACATTACCTTTGATTATGGGGGCATGCCTTCAGTCCACACCGCTTTTGTTACCTCTCTCTGTACAATTATCGGTATAGCTGAAGGAATTTTCAGTCCAATTTTCGCCGTAACCGTAATTTTTTCATTAATCATTATTAGAGATGCTTTAGGTATGCGGCAGATTATCAGTTTCCAATCAATTGCCTTGCTAAGAATTATAGCAAAATATCCCAAAAAAGAAAGGCAGTTATTTCCAAAAAGACTAGAAAAGCATATTGGCCATACTTTAGCTGAAGTTATTGTCGGCTTTATTCTTGGAATTGTCTTAGCTTATATGTTTTACTTAATTATTCCTTAA